The Amycolatopsis sp. 195334CR genome window below encodes:
- a CDS encoding sirohydrochlorin chelatase — MLVAHGTRAPAGVRVISELAELVRERVDVEVRVAYADVLQPDVTSVLREVPGTAVVVPAFLASGYHVRTDIPAQVEASGHRSVSVTPAFGAAPELLDVLEQRLVDAGYREGDAVVLAAAGSSDPRALSEVRVAARALRARLGVPVRVGFAATARPSVAEVVDSLRWHRVAVASWLLAPGLFHRRLVDSGAAVVAEPLGAHPAIAELVVRRYQSTLTAALPRKAC; from the coding sequence GTGCTGGTGGCACACGGAACCCGGGCACCCGCCGGGGTTCGCGTGATCTCGGAGCTGGCGGAACTGGTGCGGGAGCGGGTCGACGTGGAGGTGCGCGTCGCCTACGCGGACGTGCTCCAGCCCGACGTGACCAGCGTGCTCAGGGAGGTGCCGGGCACCGCCGTGGTGGTGCCCGCGTTCCTGGCGTCGGGGTACCACGTGCGGACGGACATCCCAGCGCAGGTCGAGGCGAGCGGGCACCGGTCGGTCAGCGTCACGCCCGCGTTCGGGGCGGCGCCGGAACTGCTCGACGTGCTCGAACAGCGGCTGGTCGACGCGGGTTACCGCGAGGGCGACGCGGTGGTGCTGGCCGCCGCCGGCTCGAGTGATCCCCGTGCGCTCAGCGAGGTCCGGGTGGCCGCGCGGGCGTTGCGCGCCAGGCTGGGCGTGCCGGTGCGTGTCGGTTTTGCCGCCACCGCAAGGCCTTCCGTGGCCGAGGTGGTGGATTCGTTGCGCTGGCACCGGGTCGCGGTGGCGTCGTGGTTGCTGGCGCCCGGCTTGTTCCACCGGCGGCTGGTCGACTCGGGCGCGGCCGTGGTGGCGGAACCGCTCGGCGCGCACCCCGCGATCGCCGAGCTGGTGGTCCGGCGGTACCAGTCCACCCTCACGGCGGCTCTGCCGAGGAAGGCGTGCTGA
- a CDS encoding winged helix DNA-binding domain-containing protein: protein MDRQQVLAYRIAAQGLHRETADPHELAVFDLGVQDNQRGGPAIALAARLSTPAVADDERFALLWSHRGAPHLHRRGDLKKLVAGLVPLSEVDAEARMGWQRTQVARAGVPAAEALTVAARALRKAVGKTMTKGAASTAVTKLVPDGLSVWCRGCGVTHIFEQLMRLAAPLAGIALVPDATPATLTPLKNRGPVPTKLDVPAATAVMAAYLRLHGPATHGDAGGFSGTTATVAKEMWPSELVEVQLDKKKRYLPADSLPLLENPPEPDVVRLLPPSDPLLQSRDRDLLVPEKAHQKELWKILGNPGAVLADGEIAGVWRPKTSGKRLTVTVSTFWPLAPDVRARVAQEAEVVAAARGLTLHTVAWS, encoded by the coding sequence GTGGACAGGCAGCAGGTCCTCGCCTATCGGATCGCCGCGCAGGGGTTGCACCGTGAGACGGCCGATCCGCACGAACTGGCGGTGTTCGATCTCGGGGTGCAGGACAACCAGCGCGGCGGCCCGGCCATCGCGCTGGCCGCGCGCCTGTCCACCCCGGCCGTCGCCGACGACGAGCGCTTCGCCCTGCTCTGGTCGCACCGCGGCGCTCCGCACCTGCACCGGCGCGGCGATCTGAAGAAGCTGGTGGCCGGCCTGGTCCCACTGTCCGAAGTGGACGCCGAAGCCCGGATGGGGTGGCAGCGCACGCAGGTCGCCCGGGCCGGGGTCCCGGCCGCCGAGGCGCTGACGGTCGCCGCGCGGGCCCTGCGCAAGGCCGTCGGCAAGACGATGACCAAGGGCGCCGCCAGCACCGCGGTCACCAAGCTGGTGCCGGACGGCCTCTCGGTCTGGTGCCGCGGCTGCGGGGTCACGCACATCTTCGAACAGCTGATGCGCCTGGCCGCGCCGCTCGCCGGGATCGCGCTCGTGCCCGACGCGACCCCGGCCACGCTGACGCCGTTGAAGAACCGCGGCCCGGTGCCCACCAAGCTGGACGTACCGGCCGCGACCGCGGTCATGGCGGCCTACCTCCGCCTGCACGGCCCGGCCACCCACGGCGACGCGGGTGGTTTCTCCGGCACCACGGCCACCGTCGCCAAGGAGATGTGGCCGTCGGAGCTGGTGGAAGTCCAGCTGGACAAGAAGAAGCGCTACCTGCCCGCTGATTCGCTGCCCCTGCTGGAGAACCCGCCGGAACCCGACGTCGTGCGCCTGCTGCCGCCGTCGGATCCGCTGCTCCAGTCCCGGGATCGCGATCTGCTGGTGCCGGAGAAGGCACACCAGAAGGAGCTCTGGAAGATCCTCGGCAATCCGGGCGCGGTGCTCGCCGACGGGGAGATCGCCGGTGTCTGGCGCCCGAAGACCTCCGGGAAGCGGCTCACCGTCACGGTGTCCACGTTCTGGCCGCTGGCCCCGGACGTCCGGGCCCGCGTCGCCCAGGAAGCCGAAGTGGTCGCCGCCGCGCGCGGGCTCACGCTGCACACCGTGGCCTGGTCCTGA
- a CDS encoding DUF3224 domain-containing protein, with protein sequence MNTFSTKTWDESVVSGAEDQPRYAHAHAVMTYTGLIEGESSVDYLLYYSGPGYDGAGYAAPGFERIEGSVDGRKGSFVIRHEVGFDNTGINGTFTVVDGSGTGELTGLRGTGTIAGAKGECAVHYTFEHSI encoded by the coding sequence ATGAATACTTTCTCGACGAAGACCTGGGACGAGAGCGTGGTCAGCGGTGCCGAGGACCAGCCCCGGTACGCCCACGCGCACGCCGTCATGACCTACACGGGCCTGATCGAGGGCGAGTCCTCGGTCGACTACCTGCTGTACTACTCCGGCCCCGGCTACGACGGCGCGGGCTACGCCGCACCGGGGTTCGAGCGGATCGAGGGCTCGGTCGACGGCCGCAAGGGCAGCTTCGTCATCCGGCACGAGGTAGGTTTCGACAACACCGGCATCAACGGCACGTTCACCGTGGTCGACGGCTCGGGCACCGGCGAGCTGACCGGCCTGCGGGGCACCGGCACCATCGCCGGCGCCAAGGGCGAGTGCGCGGTGCACTACACCTTCGAGCACTCCATCTAG
- a CDS encoding YafY family protein, whose translation MRASRLLSVLLLLQNRGRMTADELAAELEVSVRTVYRDIEALSAAGVPVYADRGRSGGYQLVDGYRTRLTGLTEEEARSLSLAGLPAAASELGLGTVLAAAQLKLYAALPADLRDRAATVSQRFYLDVPGWHRGIESLPQLAEVAEAVWQTRRLRIDYRRWGNQQVTREIEPLGLILKGGNWYLAARCEDSDRTYRISRIEALTTLEPFTRPADFDLAAYWRDWSEQFERRMYPRTAVVRLSPLARVLVPFYLGGVGARALDTADEPDEDGWIRMELPVEQGRPAIGELLRFGPGLQVLEPASLRDELAEAIREMAAHYG comes from the coding sequence ATGCGGGCGAGCAGATTGCTGTCGGTGTTGCTGCTGTTGCAGAACCGCGGCCGGATGACGGCCGACGAGCTCGCCGCCGAGCTGGAGGTCTCGGTGCGCACGGTGTACCGGGACATCGAGGCGTTGTCGGCGGCGGGCGTGCCGGTCTACGCCGACCGCGGGCGGTCCGGCGGTTACCAGCTCGTCGACGGGTACCGCACGCGGCTGACCGGCCTCACCGAGGAGGAGGCCCGGTCGCTTTCGCTGGCCGGGTTGCCCGCGGCGGCCTCCGAACTGGGGCTCGGCACCGTGCTCGCCGCGGCCCAGCTGAAGCTCTACGCGGCACTGCCCGCCGACCTCCGCGACCGCGCGGCGACCGTCTCCCAGCGCTTCTACCTCGACGTTCCCGGCTGGCACCGCGGGATCGAGAGCCTGCCGCAGCTGGCGGAGGTGGCCGAGGCCGTCTGGCAGACCCGACGGTTGCGGATCGACTACCGGCGCTGGGGGAACCAGCAGGTCACCCGCGAGATCGAGCCGCTCGGCCTGATCCTCAAGGGCGGCAACTGGTACCTCGCCGCGCGGTGCGAGGACAGCGACCGGACCTACCGGATCTCCCGCATCGAGGCGCTGACCACGCTGGAGCCGTTCACCCGGCCCGCCGATTTCGACCTCGCCGCGTACTGGCGGGACTGGTCCGAGCAGTTCGAACGGCGGATGTACCCGCGGACCGCGGTGGTGCGCCTGTCCCCGCTCGCCCGGGTCCTCGTACCGTTCTACCTGGGCGGTGTCGGCGCGCGGGCGCTGGACACGGCCGACGAACCGGACGAGGACGGGTGGATTCGGATGGAGCTGCCGGTGGAGCAGGGCCGCCCGGCGATCGGGGAGCTGCTGCGCTTCGGGCCGGGGCTGCAGGTGCTGGAACCCGCCTCGCTGCGGGATGAACTGGCGGAGGCGATCCGGGAGATGGCGGCGCACTATGGGTGA
- a CDS encoding uroporphyrinogen-III synthase, with amino-acid sequence MGELSGVTIGITAERRAEEFITALERHGASVRHAPTIRIVPLPDDAVLRAATDAVLAAPVDLTAITTGAGFRGWVSAAEGWGVAEDLLTRLGASRVVVRGPKAMGAVRGLGLSEDWSAPGETNAELFEHLLASGVAGRRVAVQLHGTPLPEFTSRLADAGAEVVEVQPYRWQWPSDLDPAHRLIDDLIGGEVRALAFTSAPAAANLLTLAGDRRDALVDALRSHVACACVGSVTAAPLTELGVPTLQPDRPRLGALVKLLVRELG; translated from the coding sequence ATGGGTGAACTTTCCGGGGTCACCATCGGGATCACCGCCGAACGCCGCGCGGAGGAGTTCATCACCGCGCTGGAACGGCACGGCGCCTCGGTGCGGCACGCACCGACCATCCGGATCGTGCCGTTGCCGGACGACGCCGTGTTGCGCGCGGCGACCGACGCCGTGCTCGCCGCGCCGGTCGACCTCACCGCGATCACCACCGGCGCCGGGTTCCGCGGCTGGGTTTCCGCGGCCGAGGGCTGGGGTGTGGCCGAGGACCTGCTGACCCGCCTCGGTGCTTCACGCGTGGTCGTGCGGGGGCCGAAGGCGATGGGCGCGGTGCGCGGGCTCGGCTTGTCGGAGGACTGGTCGGCCCCTGGCGAGACGAACGCGGAGCTGTTCGAGCACCTGCTGGCGTCGGGCGTGGCCGGCCGGCGGGTCGCGGTCCAGCTGCACGGGACGCCGTTGCCGGAGTTCACCTCGCGGCTGGCCGACGCCGGGGCGGAGGTGGTCGAGGTGCAGCCGTACCGGTGGCAGTGGCCGTCGGACCTGGACCCCGCGCACCGGCTGATCGACGACCTCATCGGCGGTGAGGTGCGGGCACTCGCGTTCACCAGCGCCCCGGCCGCGGCGAACCTGCTGACCCTGGCCGGAGACCGCCGGGACGCCCTCGTCGACGCGTTGCGGAGTCACGTCGCCTGCGCGTGCGTCGGCTCGGTGACCGCGGCCCCGCTGACCGAGCTGGGCGTGCCGACCCTGCAACCCGACCGCCCTCGGCTCGGGGCGCTGGTCAAGCTGCTGGTGCGCGAACTCGGTTAG
- a CDS encoding siderophore-interacting protein: MTYHPLRVSAVRRLTPHMARISFDVAVDVDDVGPDQYVKLFFPAPGQARPVLPPPLDGDSEVLSWYRVYLAMPDAERPPMRTYTLRAVRPGAVDVDFVLHDAGPGSTWAEHAAVGDELIFLAPPHALYSVPEDTEWQLLVGDESTVPAVGAIVEGLPEHAVLRAFVEVSGPEEEQTFDTAAKDVEITWVHRGTRPHGEAVLDAVRAASLPDGTAYAWLSGEASLVKFTRRHLVRDRGITKRAITFTGYWRQGKSEEEVGRESVRRIESGEPEPADDV, from the coding sequence ATGACGTACCACCCGCTGCGCGTGTCGGCCGTCCGGCGGCTGACCCCGCACATGGCCCGGATCAGTTTCGACGTGGCAGTCGACGTCGACGACGTGGGGCCCGACCAGTACGTCAAGCTGTTCTTCCCGGCGCCCGGCCAGGCGCGGCCGGTGCTGCCGCCGCCGCTCGACGGCGACTCGGAAGTGCTCTCCTGGTACCGCGTCTACCTCGCGATGCCGGACGCCGAACGGCCGCCGATGCGCACCTACACCCTGCGCGCGGTCCGGCCGGGCGCGGTGGACGTCGACTTCGTGCTGCACGACGCCGGTCCGGGGTCGACCTGGGCCGAGCACGCCGCCGTCGGTGACGAGCTGATCTTCCTGGCCCCGCCGCACGCGTTGTACTCGGTGCCCGAGGACACCGAGTGGCAGCTGCTGGTCGGCGACGAGTCGACGGTGCCCGCGGTCGGCGCGATCGTCGAAGGGCTGCCGGAGCACGCCGTGCTGCGGGCTTTCGTCGAGGTGTCCGGGCCGGAGGAGGAGCAGACCTTCGACACGGCCGCCAAGGACGTCGAGATCACCTGGGTCCACCGGGGCACGCGGCCGCACGGCGAGGCCGTGCTCGATGCGGTCCGCGCGGCCTCGCTGCCCGACGGCACGGCGTACGCGTGGCTGTCCGGGGAGGCGAGCCTGGTCAAGTTCACCCGGCGCCACCTGGTCCGCGACCGCGGCATCACCAAGCGGGCCATCACCTTCACCGGCTACTGGCGGCAGGGCAAGAGCGAGGAGGAGGTCGGCCGGGAAAGCGTGCGGCGCATCGAATCCGGCGAACCCGAACCCGCCGACGACGTCTAA
- a CDS encoding MGMT family protein — translation MDEELHERVRAVISDVPPGKVATYGDIATLAGAPSPRLVGAILAEDGSDLPWHRILRANGTPAPHLAEEQLARLRTEGVLADGQKVDLRVYRWQQEEPEGGLW, via the coding sequence ATGGACGAAGAACTGCACGAACGGGTGCGGGCGGTGATCAGCGACGTGCCGCCCGGCAAGGTCGCCACCTACGGCGACATCGCGACGCTGGCCGGCGCGCCGTCCCCGCGCCTGGTCGGCGCCATCCTCGCCGAGGACGGCAGCGACCTGCCGTGGCACCGGATCCTGCGCGCGAACGGCACCCCGGCCCCGCACCTGGCCGAGGAGCAGCTGGCCCGGCTGCGCACCGAGGGCGTGCTGGCCGACGGGCAGAAGGTGGACCTGCGGGTGTATCGCTGGCAACAGGAGGAGCCGGAGGGTGGCCTCTGGTGA
- a CDS encoding ATP-dependent DNA helicase produces MSARLVRRPVVPPRPRHWEPDAHRAFHGPVGFLRVLGGPGTGKTALLAEAVTRRIRDQGVDPERILVLTTSRRAAEALRADITRLLNDGDPDAPRTIREPIVRTVHSYAYAVLRMQARMREEPAPRLLNSAEQDVMVRELLAGDLELGAHDWPVELRPALTVPGFAEELRDLLLRAAERGLGPEDLIKLGEEKGREQWVAAGTFWRQYEDVSALQGAGGNALALPGATAYDAAELVISALIALNSEPELMLREQARVRHLFVDDAQHLDPLQFRLLRHLGSGAEDFVLAGDPDQSIFSFRGADPTLLERADRRGDQTIRLTRSHRHAPAIATAVNRLITHLPGPKRLPLRPAGTEDEGTVKIRLLSTPAAEGAWMADQLRRAHLMDEVPWSEMAVLVRSPSRTFPVLIRALRAAGVPIAAAAEELPLAKQPAVRPLLAALRAADDPSTVDADVAEMLLASPLGGADPLALRRLRRGLRRLELSAGGERSSDELLVEALLDNDPLTMLAEAEAGPVRRVAGLIATARESIAQHRNVENVLWDLWQASDLEARLLRFADRGGSLGSQADRDLDSVVALFHAAGRYVDRLPHSTVTAFADYLASQHIAGDSLAPKAARKEGVTLLTAHGSIGREWTVVAVVGAQEGSWPDLRLRGSLLGVEKLVDLLSGVDGEQVSATAPLLAEERRLFYLAASRARRTLLFSAVRGEDEQPSRFVDELDEAAPDESAADPRLKTGGRSLVLAELVGELRRVVCDAEAATERRQLAARQLAKLAAAGVPGSHPATWYGVPQPSTEVALFSPGQLVSVSPSTVDVLARCPLRWLLERHGGDDPAQLAAVTGTLVHALAQAAAEGTGDAELRAALDEAWTRVDAGAPWFSRRERRRVEQMLENFMAWLQHSRAELTSVGNEKDVQVVLPPEHGDGEDELLVRLRGRVDRLELDEQGRPVIVDIKSGKTPVTANDAEQHPQLAAYQLAVLLGAFGEHGTEPGGAKLVYVAKANKKTGATERQQAPLDEETGPTWLDLVRRAAGSAAGPGFEARENADCPRCPARGSCPVRPEGRQVTGP; encoded by the coding sequence GTGAGCGCGCGACTGGTGCGCCGCCCGGTCGTGCCCCCGCGTCCTCGCCACTGGGAGCCCGACGCCCACCGGGCGTTCCACGGCCCGGTCGGTTTCCTGCGCGTGCTGGGCGGTCCCGGCACCGGCAAGACCGCGCTGCTCGCCGAGGCCGTCACCCGCCGGATCCGCGACCAGGGCGTCGATCCCGAGCGGATCCTGGTGCTGACCACGTCCCGGCGCGCGGCCGAGGCCCTGCGCGCCGACATCACCCGCCTGCTCAACGACGGTGACCCCGACGCCCCGCGCACCATCCGCGAGCCGATCGTGCGCACCGTGCACTCGTACGCCTACGCCGTGCTGCGCATGCAGGCCCGGATGCGCGAGGAACCGGCACCGCGCCTGCTCAACAGCGCCGAGCAGGACGTGATGGTGCGCGAACTGCTCGCCGGCGACCTGGAGCTGGGCGCCCACGACTGGCCGGTCGAACTGCGCCCGGCGCTGACCGTGCCCGGGTTCGCCGAGGAACTGCGCGACCTGCTGCTGCGCGCGGCCGAACGCGGGCTCGGCCCGGAGGACCTGATCAAGCTCGGTGAGGAGAAGGGCCGCGAGCAGTGGGTCGCCGCGGGCACCTTCTGGCGGCAGTACGAGGACGTCAGCGCGTTGCAGGGGGCTGGGGGCAACGCGCTCGCGCTGCCCGGTGCCACCGCCTACGACGCCGCCGAGCTGGTGATTTCGGCGTTGATCGCGCTGAACTCCGAGCCGGAGCTGATGCTGCGGGAGCAGGCCCGCGTCCGGCACCTGTTCGTCGACGACGCGCAGCACCTCGACCCGCTGCAGTTCCGGCTGCTCCGGCACCTCGGTTCCGGCGCCGAGGACTTCGTGCTCGCCGGCGACCCGGACCAGTCGATCTTCTCCTTCCGCGGCGCCGATCCCACGCTGCTGGAGCGGGCCGACCGCCGCGGCGACCAGACCATCCGGCTGACCAGGAGCCACCGGCACGCACCCGCCATCGCGACCGCGGTCAACCGGCTGATCACGCACCTGCCCGGCCCGAAGCGCCTGCCGCTGCGGCCCGCCGGCACCGAGGACGAGGGCACGGTCAAGATCCGCCTGCTGTCGACCCCGGCGGCCGAGGGCGCGTGGATGGCCGACCAGCTGCGGCGCGCGCACCTGATGGACGAGGTGCCGTGGTCGGAGATGGCGGTGCTGGTGCGGTCGCCGTCACGGACCTTCCCGGTGCTGATCCGCGCGCTGCGCGCGGCCGGGGTGCCGATCGCCGCCGCGGCCGAGGAGCTGCCGCTGGCCAAGCAGCCCGCGGTCCGGCCGCTGCTGGCCGCGCTCCGCGCCGCCGACGACCCGTCCACTGTGGACGCCGATGTGGCGGAGATGCTGCTGGCTTCCCCGTTGGGCGGCGCCGATCCACTGGCGTTGCGGCGCCTCCGTCGTGGGTTGCGGCGGCTGGAGCTGTCCGCCGGCGGGGAGCGGTCCAGCGACGAACTGCTGGTGGAAGCCCTGCTGGACAACGATCCGCTGACCATGCTGGCCGAGGCGGAGGCCGGTCCGGTGCGCCGGGTGGCCGGGCTGATCGCCACCGCGCGGGAGTCGATCGCGCAGCACCGCAACGTGGAGAACGTGCTGTGGGACCTGTGGCAGGCCAGCGATCTCGAGGCGCGGCTGCTGCGGTTCGCCGACCGCGGTGGGTCGCTCGGATCGCAGGCCGACCGCGATCTGGACTCGGTGGTGGCGTTGTTCCACGCGGCCGGTCGCTATGTCGACAGGCTGCCGCATTCCACGGTCACCGCGTTCGCCGACTACCTGGCCTCGCAGCACATCGCCGGGGACAGCCTCGCGCCGAAGGCGGCGCGCAAGGAGGGCGTCACCCTGCTCACCGCGCATGGCTCGATCGGTCGTGAGTGGACGGTGGTGGCGGTGGTCGGCGCGCAGGAGGGCAGCTGGCCGGACCTGCGGTTGCGCGGATCGCTGCTGGGCGTGGAGAAGCTGGTCGACCTGTTGTCCGGTGTGGACGGTGAGCAGGTCTCCGCCACGGCACCGCTGCTGGCCGAGGAGCGTCGCCTGTTCTACCTCGCGGCCAGCCGGGCGCGCCGGACACTGCTGTTCAGCGCGGTGCGCGGGGAGGACGAGCAGCCTTCGCGCTTCGTCGACGAACTGGACGAGGCCGCGCCGGACGAGTCGGCCGCCGATCCGCGGCTGAAGACCGGTGGCCGGTCGCTGGTGCTCGCCGAACTGGTCGGGGAACTGCGCCGGGTGGTGTGCGACGCCGAGGCCGCCACCGAACGCCGTCAGCTCGCCGCGCGCCAGCTCGCCAAGCTGGCCGCCGCCGGGGTGCCCGGCTCGCACCCGGCCACCTGGTACGGCGTGCCCCAGCCGTCCACCGAGGTGGCCCTGTTCAGCCCCGGTCAGCTGGTCAGCGTTTCGCCGTCCACTGTGGACGTACTGGCGCGCTGCCCGTTGCGCTGGCTGCTGGAACGCCACGGCGGTGACGATCCCGCGCAGCTGGCCGCGGTCACCGGCACCCTGGTGCACGCGCTCGCGCAGGCCGCCGCCGAGGGCACCGGGGACGCCGAGCTGCGCGCCGCCCTGGATGAGGCGTGGACCAGGGTCGATGCCGGGGCGCCGTGGTTCTCCCGTCGTGAACGCCGTCGCGTGGAACAGATGCTGGAGAACTTCATGGCGTGGTTGCAGCACAGCCGCGCCGAGCTGACCAGCGTCGGGAACGAGAAGGACGTGCAGGTGGTGCTGCCGCCGGAGCACGGCGACGGCGAGGACGAGCTGCTCGTCCGGTTGCGCGGCCGGGTCGACCGGCTGGAGCTGGACGAGCAGGGCCGTCCGGTGATCGTGGACATCAAGAGCGGCAAGACCCCGGTCACCGCGAACGACGCCGAGCAGCACCCGCAGCTCGCGGCCTACCAGCTGGCCGTGCTGCTGGGCGCGTTCGGCGAACACGGCACCGAGCCCGGCGGCGCGAAGCTGGTCTACGTGGCCAAGGCGAACAAGAAAACCGGGGCCACCGAACGGCAACAGGCCCCGCTCGACGAGGAAACCGGCCCCAC